DNA sequence from the Deltaproteobacteria bacterium genome:
AGGATCTGCTGGTCGTTGGTGTACGCGTGGATCGTCGTCATCCAGCCGCGCCGGACGCCGAACTCCTGGTGCAGGATCTTCGCCACCGGCGCGAGGCAGTTCGTGGTGCACGACGCGTTCGAGATCACGTGGTGGGCGCCGGGCTGGTAGACCTGCTCGTTCACGCCCAGCGCGATCGTGACGTCGGGCTCGGTCGCGGGTGCGCTGATGATCACCTTCTTCGCCCCGGCGGAAAGATGCTTCGCGGCGTCGGCGCGCTTGGTGAAGAGCCCCGTCGACTCGATCACGATGTCGACGCCGAGCTCCTTCCACGGCAGCTTCGCGGGATCGCGTTCGGCGATCACTTTGAGCTCGCGATCGCCGATCCGGATCGACTTGTCGGCGACCTCGACGCGCTCGCCGAGCCGACCGTGCACGGAGTCGTACTTCAGCAGGTGGCCGAGCGTCTTGGCGTCGGTGAGGTCGTTCACCGCCACGAACTCCAGCGCCGACTCCGCGAGACCCGCGCGCAGCGCGCAGCGTCCGATGCGTCCGAACCCGTTGATGCCCACCCGCGCACGCGCTGCCATCTCGTCCTCCTCCGCTCGACCGGCGCGCAGAATAACGGCGGCTCCCGACAGCGTCAATCGAAGTGAATCCGCTAGCTTACGCGCGGATGTCCCGGTTTGCGCAAGGTCCTGCGTGATCATCGGAGGCGGCATCGACGTGGTCGAAATCGCGCGCGTCGAGCGCGCGCTCGTCCGGCGCGGAGAGCGTCTGCGAACGCGCGTGTTCACCGAGCGCGAGATCGAAGACTGCGCCCGCCGCGTGCGCTCGGCCGCACATTTCGCGCTGCGCTTTGCCGTCAAGGAGGCGGGGATGAAGGCGATCGGTACCGGCTGGCGGCGCGGTGTGGCGTGGCGGGACTTCGAGACGCGCGAGACCGCGCACGGACTCGAGGTCGCGATTCTCGGTCGCGCGCTCGAGATCGCAAACCAGCGCGGTCTCTCGCGCGCCTGGGTCGGTGCGTCCTACACGCGCACGCACGCGTTCGCGCAGATCGTGCTCGAGGGCTCCAGGGGCCCGGAGCGCCCGTGAGGCGAATCCTGAACGGAGCCGTGCTCGTCGCGGGGGTCGCGCTTCTGGTCGCGACGGTGGGGCTCGTCGCGGTGCTGTTGCTGGTCGGTCGCGATCCCGGCCCGCCGGCTCGCGGCGCGCTCTCGGTGCGCGGGCTCGACGCGAACGCCCGCGTCGTGCGCGATCCGTTCGGGGTGCCCCACGTCGAGGCCGAGACGCTCGCCGACGCCTGCTTCGCGCTCGGCTTCGCGCACGCGCAGGACCGGCTCTGGCAGATGGAGCTCGCGCGGCGCAGCGCGCACGGTCGGCTCGCGGAGCTCTTCGGCGAGGGCGCGCTCGCTCAGGATCGCCTGGCGCGAACGCTCGGCTTCT
Encoded proteins:
- the gap gene encoding type I glyceraldehyde-3-phosphate dehydrogenase yields the protein MAARARVGINGFGRIGRCALRAGLAESALEFVAVNDLTDAKTLGHLLKYDSVHGRLGERVEVADKSIRIGDRELKVIAERDPAKLPWKELGVDIVIESTGLFTKRADAAKHLSAGAKKVIISAPATEPDVTIALGVNEQVYQPGAHHVISNASCTTNCLAPVAKILHQEFGVRRGWMTTIHAYTNDQQILDLPHSDLRRARAAAVSMIPTSTGAAKAVGLVLPELAGKLDGISIRVPTPDVSVVDLVAELDRTASVEQINEAFKKAAEGPMKGILAISYEPLVSIDFLDDPHSAIVDAQNTKVLGGNLVKVLAWYDNEWGYARRVVDLARMVAAKL
- the acpS gene encoding holo-[acyl-carrier-protein] synthase — translated: MRPNPLMPTRARAAISSSSARPARRITAAPDSVNRSESASLRADVPVCARSCVIIGGGIDVVEIARVERALVRRGERLRTRVFTEREIEDCARRVRSAAHFALRFAVKEAGMKAIGTGWRRGVAWRDFETRETAHGLEVAILGRALEIANQRGLSRAWVGASYTRTHAFAQIVLEGSRGPERP